A window from Rhinolophus sinicus isolate RSC01 linkage group LG01, ASM3656204v1, whole genome shotgun sequence encodes these proteins:
- the METTL5 gene encoding rRNA N(6)-adenosine-methyltransferase METTL5 isoform X3, whose product MKKLRLKELESRLQQVDGFEKPKLLLEQYPTRPHIAACMLYTIHNTYDDIENKVVADLGCGCGVLSIGTAMLGAGLCVGFDIDEDALEIFNRNVEEFELTNVDMVQCDVCLLSNRISKSFDTVIMNPPFGTKNNKGTDMTFLKTALEMARTAVYSLHKSSTREHIQKKAAEWKIKIDIIAVWQNGMVGTG is encoded by the exons atgaagaaattaaggcttAAGGAGCTAGAGAGTCGCCTGCAACAAGTGGATGGATTTGAAAAGCCCAAGCTACTTCTAGAACAGTATCCGACCAGGCCGCACATTGCAG CATGTATGCTCTATACAATTCATAATACATATGATGACATTGAAAATAAAGTGGTTGCAGACCTAGGATGTGGTTGTGGAGTGCTTAGCATTGGAACTGCAATGTTAGGAGCAGG gTTATGTGTTGGATTTGACATAGATGAAGATGCACTGGAAATATTTAATAGGAATGTGGAAGAATTTGAGTTAACAAATGTTGACATGGTTCAATGTGATGTGTGCTTATTATCTAACAGAATATCCAAGTCATTTGATACAGTAATTATGAATCCTCCCTTTGGGaccaaaaataataaag GGACAGATATGACATTTCTGAAGACTGCTTTGGAAATGGCAAGAACAGCAGTATATTCTCTACACAAATCCTCAACTAGAGAG CATATTCAAAAGAAAGCTGCAGAATGGAAAATCAAGATAGATATTATTGCAG TGTGGCAAAATGGCATGGTTGGTACTGGGTAG